From the Cydia amplana chromosome 8, ilCydAmpl1.1, whole genome shotgun sequence genome, the window acgcgaggaatatGATGAAGAGCGTTAAAATTACCCAACAggcaacataataatattcacCGCTCATTTCATTCATAACTAcaggttatttttatataatagaaCCAAAACCTCTACCCAACAGAATAGCGTGACTGTTAACGCAATGCCACAAGTAAATCAATTAAGAATAATCGTTGTTGCAGATCTGTTCACACGAGTGGCACATCCCGCGGCCGTCGCTGTCCGGCAGCAGCGACTCGCGTTCGCGCGGCGGCTCCGCCTCCAGTCAAGGCTCTTCCAGCAACCACAGCACCCACGTAAGTCTACGTCATTGCGATCATCATTTTACGAAATACGATCCGTTtacatttttagagttccgcCCCCGCTACGTCACATTAGTAATTTGACTGGTGTAAAAAAGAGTAGGTGCGATTGTCAGAGTTCCTTGGTAGAACGCTATTTAGAAGTCATCACATCGTCTGTCTTCGGTCCGGCTTATAGACCTTAATAGATAGCAAGTCGAAAATTTAACGGATATTTCTAAGAATAATTTTtacttattgtaaaaaaaaacatgaaataatAGTGGTTCTCATGACAGAAACGATATCATTGACTGTTTTTAAATTTGCTGTAAATTGTAATGTAAACAAATGTACACTTAGTATGATTATACAATTTcctataaaaatatacatacctatactatTTAGGTATACCTGTCATTTCAGTACGAAACCATCGATAAGCGATTCTTACTCACGCGTGACTAATTTTTTCACACCTGCGATCAATTTACAAGCTAAAGGTAACCAGTAAAAAGAGCGTTTTTTGCGAGAATTAGGTAATAATGGAAGGGGTCAACATACGATTTACAAATTGCTAAAGCCGTGTCCGGTACATGATCCGACATGTCATGTTCTTGGAAGACATTCCTTATGCGTGATAGGATTCCTTAATTATGGAGCTGACAGCTATTGATCGAGACGTctaaagattttatttattttattaccacaATTAGTATATGACTTCGCATTATTACAGTGAATACTTAGATAAAATGACCTTATTCGGAACATAAAAGTTAACCTTTGAATTGCCAGACGTagaattaatataattttatattacgcGCAGTAGTGAACGGATTAGCCTCATCGTTAAGCCGTTTGATGTGCAAGAATATAAAACATTTTACTGCGAATCAAGTTCAtttcctgcgggctcagcacggatccatttttatccacgatcactaagcccgtcactttcgcacttacatacttgttagcacgtgacaggcatggtgataaatgataaaaatgcgaccgtgctactagggctggggtGTTATTCCAGATTACCTCGCACTGCCGAGTCGTTCTCAGGCAAGCAAATGATTACGTTGGTTTTCGCGTTTTTAAAATGACACCACGATGCTATTATTCAAACAAATATCGAAAAAAAAAGCAGTAGAAATTGGTACTCCGTATAAAAAGTCAAACAGAAGAAACACAAACACACTAAGAATTTGCATCGCAACTATTTGACTCGTAACTTAATTATTAAGGCGTATCGATCTAGGTTCAAGTACTGATGTGTTAATGTTTTTCGTTACCTATAGTCATTGACGTTTGTTTGATTCGGTACTTTGAGTATATAGATTCGGTAATAATAACACAGTTACACTGGTTCGCCTGAACGTTCGACCAGCCTTTGCACAGTAAACATTGGTAATCTGTAGTAATCGGAATCGCATTAAAGACCACCTACTCTTTTATGTTTAAGATTCCGTAAATTATGCTAATGTTTGATCCGCATTTTTGCAGAGCGTGTCATCGGGTTCGCTACTGTTAAGCGCTGCGCACCTCGCTCGCATACACGGAAGAACTACGGAGCAGCCCCACCCCCCAAGATTGGGCAACAGCCGCATATCTAACTACGAGACTGCCGTGGTCACAATTCCCGAAGAAACGAAAGATTCAGACTTACAAAGTAATTACTGGAAGGACGTGAAGCGAGCGCCAGAGGCGGACACGGCGTCTATAGCCAGCTCAACCCATTTTACGGTCGTGAATGGGTTCACGAAGCACCGAACTACGAAGGAACCAAAGTCCTGCTGCTGCAGCCATTCGCACCAGATTACTGTCCTCGTCATATCGATGACGATTCTGTTCTCTGCGTGCATTCTCGCGGCTATATGTTTTGTTGAAAGTAAGTGTTGCACAACTCCGCTACATTAATATCATGCTTAAGCGTACGTTGGCAGGTTATATCTTTGGAATCGAATATGAACATAAATAAGTTTAACTTAACTTGAATTTTTCTGGTTGAGGATAAGCCAAAGTGAGGTCAGTTATAGGTTCGTTACATTCGAAACGATCTATGTAAGGCCGTATGGTTGCCTCGAAAGCCTAAATACTTCCATCCGATTTGGAGAAACGAGATGTACGCTTCGGATTAAACATAGTGAGCTTATGTAACATTGCGCACATGAAGTTCGTAAATAGCAATACCGAGGCTATAACATTACATAGTATTATTTAACTATTGCAACGTATAGATAACATGGGATGGATAGGACTCCCATGTTATCTATACGTTCCCATGATCAAAACCGAATTGGTCAAATTAATTTCGTTTAGGGTTCAAGGTATTTGTGATAGATTTAGTGACGGTTTTCAAAAAGTAGTACTAGTAGGTACTAGCCAGAGAGTGCTGTCGTATTTATTTGCCGGGGATTTTTAAAACAGTTATTGTGTTTAATACTTATTACATAGATTGTACATTGCGAAAATTTGCAAGTCATTAGAATGGCCAAAATGAGATCTGTGAGATAATATaataatgaatgttattaaatgtaaatgtaaattttaCATGATCTTGAAAACTAGTTGCAACATCGCATATAAAGTAAGAGtgcaatattaataattttgtttttatttttcagtgagAATGCGGAAAGAGACCGGCATGTACAAGTACTCTTAGAAGAAATCTTAACCTTAAGATTCTGAAGCTGCACAATATTGACTGCTTAATCTTCGATTAATCTAACTTGCAACGTGAACTTTATCT encodes:
- the LOC134650584 gene encoding uncharacterized protein LOC134650584, with the protein product MDTKSSICSHEWHIPRPSLSGSSDSRSRGGSASSQGSSSNHSTHSVSSGSLLLSAAHLARIHGRTTEQPHPPRLGNSRISNYETAVVTIPEETKDSDLQSNYWKDVKRAPEADTASIASSTHFTVVNGFTKHRTTKEPKSCCCSHSHQITVLVISMTILFSACILAAICFVEMRMRKETGMYKYS